In one Lolium rigidum isolate FL_2022 chromosome 3, APGP_CSIRO_Lrig_0.1, whole genome shotgun sequence genomic region, the following are encoded:
- the LOC124695071 gene encoding wall-associated receptor kinase-like 14, which produces MHMRRAAPLLLPLLAAVLLRAVAGGCERSCGGMALPYPFGFSSGCTIPLRCDAATGAAWLGGARELGMRVRNVTARALFLELLPDCSRPFNASVNALFSHTYAPASGNTLVVSSCRPVDAAASIQNCSAQPPDQYMNRTSSHCAANEPIRCILPPPRPPAPGNTSGGGGHRFLSKREVLGSGCAGLVSAVSYSDAQAQGPSLLLGKLELDWWVPGRCRCAHGANCTQFIAPTTGEQAFRCQCPEGLEGDGFVDGAGCKAVSKCDSSKFLSADCGKKVLVALVMAGVIFGALVMGLTCVVCHLLKRRSASIRSQQSTKRLLSEAECTVPLYSYREIERATSGFSEDHRLGTGAYGTVYAGRLSDNRLVAVKRIKQQRDNSDGLDSVMNEVKLVSSVSHRNLVRLLGCCIEHGQQILVYEFMPNGTLAQHLQRERGPAVPWTVRLRMAAETAKAIAYLHSEVHPPIYHRDIKSSNILVDHEYNSKVADFGLSRMGMTSVDSSHISTAPQGTPGYVDPQYHQNFHLSDKSDVYSFGVVLVEIITAMKVVDFSRGPSEINLAQLAVEKIGRGCVDDIIDPYLDPHRDAWTLTSIHKVAELAFRCLAFQSEIRPSMAEVADELEQIQVSGWAPSTDDAAFMSTTSSLCSSAPSRGTDKPLAPDRSRREAVASSPVNALVAQETVKGAVASSPVSVQERWFSDRSSPSSSSLLGNNSSLH; this is translated from the exons ATGCACATGCGGCGCGCGGCGCCGCTTCTCCTGCCGCTGCTGGCGGCGGTGCTGCTGCGAGCGGTCGCCGGAGGCTGCGAGCGGAGCTGCGGCGGCATGGCGCTGCCGTACCCGTTCGGCTTCTCCAGCGGCTGCACGATACCGCTCCGCTGCGACGCCGCCACCGGCGCGGCGTGGCTCGGGGGCGCGCGCGAGCTGGGCATGCGCGTGCGCAACGTCACGGCACGCGCGCTCTTCCTCGAGCTGCTCCCGGACTGCTCCCGCCCGTTCAACGCGTCCGTCAACGCGCTCTTCTCCCACACCTACGCGCCCGCGTCCGGGAACACGCTCGTCGTCAGCTCCTGCCGCCCCGTCGACGCTGCTGCCAGCATCCAGAACTGCAGCGCCCAGCCGCCGGACCAGTACATGAACCGAACCTCCTCCcactgcgccgccaacgagcccatcCGCTGCATCCTGCCACCACCGCGTCCTCCCGCTCCCGGCAACaccagcggcggcgggggccaCCGGTTTCTGAGCAAGCGCGAGGTGCTCGGCTCGGGGTGCGCCGGGCTGGTGTCCGCGGTGAGCTACTCGGACGCGCAGGCGCAGGGCCCGTCGCTGCTGCTGGGCAAGCTGGAGCTGGACTGGTGGGTGCCGGGGCGCTGCCGCTGCGCTCACGGCGCCAACTGCACTCAGTTCATCGCCCCAACCACGGGGGAGCAGGCGTTCCGGTGCCAGTGCCCGGAGGGGCTCGAGGGGGACGGCTTCGTCGACGGCGCCGGTTGCAAAGCAG TTTCCAAGTGCGACTCTTCCAAATTCTTATCAGCAGATTGTGGCAAGAAAGTCCTAGTCGCCCTTGTCATGGCAG GTGTAATCTTTGGAGCCTTGGTGATGGGCCTGACGTGCGTTGTGTGCCACCTGCTCAAGCGCCGGTCCGCGTCCATCCGCTCGCAGCAAAGCACGAAGCGGCTGCTGTCGGAGGCGGAATGCACGGTGCCGCTCTACTCGTACCGGGAGATCGAGCGCGCCACCAGCGGCTTCTCCGAGGACCACCGTCTCGGCACGGGCGCCTACGGCACGGTGTACGCGGGGCGCCTCAGCGACAACCGCCTGGTGGCCGTGAAGCGGATCAAGCAGCAGCGCGACAACTCCGATGGGCTGGACAGCGTGATGAACGAGGTGAAGCTGGTGTCGTCGGTGAGCCACCGCAACCTGGTTCGCCTCCTGGGGTGCTGCATCGAGCACGGGCAGCAGATCCTGGTTTACGAGTTCATGCCCAACGGCACGCTGGCGCAGCACCTGCAGCGGGAGCGCGGCCCCGCCGTGCCGTGGACTGTCCGGCTCCGCATGGCCGCCGAGACGGCCAAGGCCATCGCGTACCTGCACTCGGAGGTGCACCCGCCCATCTACCACCGCGACATCAAGTCCAGCAACATCCTGGTCGACCACGAGTACAACTCCAAGGTGGCTGACTTCGGGCTGTCGCGGATGGGCATGACCTCCGTCGACTCCTCGCACATCTCCACGGCGCCGCAGGGCACGCCGGGGTACGTCGACCCGCAGTACCACCAGAACTTCCACCTCTCCGACAAGAGCGACGTGTACAGCTTCGGCGTCGTGCTGGTGGAGATCATCACGGCCATGAAGGTGGTGGACTTCAGCCGGGGCCCCAGCGAGATCAACCTGGCGCAGCTCGCCGTGGAGAAGATCGGCAGGGGCTGCGTGGACGACATCATCGACCCGTACCTAGACCCGCACCGGGACGCGTGGACCCTCACGTCCATCCACAAGGTGGCGGAGCTGGCGTTCCGGTGCCTGGCGTTCCAGAGCGAGATACGGCCGTCGATGGCCGAGGTCGCCGACGAGCTGGAGCAGATACAGGTCAGCGGGTGGGCGCcgtcgacggacgacgccgcgtTCATGTCCACGACGTCGTCGCTctgctcgtccgcgccgtcgcgcggCACGGACAAGCCGTTGGCGCCGGACAGAAGTAGGAGGGAGGCAGTAGCGTCATCACCGGTGAATGCGCTAGTAGCGCAGGAAACGGTGAAGGGTGCCGTGGCTTCTTCTCCGGTGTCCGTGCAGGAGAGGTGGTTCAGCGACAGAAGCTCCCCTTCCTCCAGTAGCTTGCTAGGGAATAATAGCTCCCTGCACTGA